The following coding sequences lie in one Mercenaria mercenaria strain notata chromosome 5, MADL_Memer_1, whole genome shotgun sequence genomic window:
- the LOC123556707 gene encoding uncharacterized protein LOC123556707 produces MKAITGDSVLSVADINVDIGPAKILQHVSFSTCNGDLLAVMGPTGSGKTTLLNAIAGRQPLSAGNIYLSGQKFNKRLRRQLGFVVQQDVFFSNLTLWETLYFTAMIGLPESLPKADKLKRLENIIDLLQLGKCKNTVIGGTFLKGLSGGEKKRTSIARTLLTDPNILLLDEPTSGLDSSMTLQMVRQLKTLASENNKNIIVTIHQPSSQVYHMFDSLLLLSQGKVVYNGGAHREPLIFLERSGYKCDPLYNPADFMMDILSLDDPEIDKLVKSRELLEKDNANRNTTNSIHEDGQSMISTTKRYSSSSVVSIKTYDSDFSVSEKEKWPTGFAMQFRMLTWRSFKQSRRTLLHVYSLIEYTLLGVLAGVLLLDEFKIFRDIRGVVFYMIMAWTFSVALQAAAIFPAEIEAVSRERASGAYRMSAYYFSKMAGELPLTFAKPTLFCTAIYWIARLNGVRQFFIAYSIILLNIVSIQSVGFILSIVFSDRQLSEAVLHGMLHFSMLLSGFLIQDIPSWLAWAKYFSHMFYPFSALCIILYENAEPVPCNTISVIDFSKCLQNSSDYVTSVEILHAVGIELPVYCYVGTMILICVILRVVVYIALRLKRPSIS; encoded by the exons ATGAAAGCAATTACAGGTGATAGTGTGTTGAGTGTTGCAGATATCAATGTGGATATAGGACCTGCAAAGATTCTGCAGCATGTGAGTTTTTCAACTTGTAATGGAGACCTCCTTGCTGTAATGGGCCCAACAG GGTCTGGAAAGACAACATTACTCAATGCAATAGCTGGACGTCAACCACTTTCTGCAGGAAACATTTATCTTTCTGGACAAAAATTCAACAAAAGACTGCGCCGACAACTTGGTTTTGTCGTTCAGCAAGAtgttttcttttcaaaccttACATTATGGGAAACATTATAT TTTACAGCTATGATAGGTCTTCCCGAATCTCTACCGAAAGCTGACAAGTTGAAAAGGCTGGAAAACATAATCGATCTGCTGCAGTTAGGAAAATGTAAGAACACAG TGATAGGTGGCACATTTCTCAAAGGTCTTTCTGGTGGTGAGAAGAAAAGAACCAGCATAGCAAGAACACTGCTCACAGATCCTAATATTCTCTTACTTGAT GAACCGACATCTGGCCTTGACTCTAGTATGACGTTACAGATGGTCAGACAGCTAAAGACTCTGGCTAGCGAGAATAACAAGAATATTATAGTAACTATACATCAGCCTTCCAGTCAAGTGTACCACATGTTTGATAGCTTGCTTTTGTTGTCCCAAGGAAAG gttgtgtATAATGGAGGTGCACATCGGGAgccactaatttttcttgaacgTTCAGGATACAAATGTGACCCCCTATATAATCCAGCTGACTTTATGA TGGATATTCTGAGTTTAGATGACCCTGAAATAGATAAATTAGTCAAGAGCAGAGAGCT TCTCGAGAAAGATAATGCTAACCGAAATACAACAAATTCCATTCATGAAGATGGCCAGAGCATGATATCGACAACAAAGAGGT ATTCTTCCAGCTCAGTGGTATCCATTAAAACATACGACAGTGACTTCAGCGTTTCAGAAAAAGAGAAATGGCCAACGGGGTTCGCAATGCAGTTTCGTATGCTTACTTGGAGAAGTTTTAAACAATCAAGAAGAACATTGTTACATGTGTACAGCCTCATTGAATACACACTTTTAGGCGTTTTAGCTGGTGTATTATTGTTGGATGAATTCAAGATTTTCAGAGATATAAGGGGAGTG gtTTTCTACATGATCATGGCATGGACATTCTCAGTTGCATTACAAGCCGCGGCAATAT TTCCAGCCGAAATTGAAGCTGTTTCAAGAGAGCGTGCAAGCGGTGCATATCGGATGTCTGCCTATTACTTTTCCAAAATGGCTGGAGAATTACCGTTGACTTTTGCAAAACCTACCCTATTTTGCACAGCTATTTATTGGATAGCTCGGCTGAATGGTGTGCGGCAATTTTTTATTGCGTATTCAATAATTCTATTGAATATCGTCAGTATACAG AGTGTTGGATTTATTTTGAGCATCGTTTTCTCGGACAGACAGCTGAGTGAAGCAGTTCTTCATGGGATGTTGCACTTTTCGATGTTGCTTAGTGGATTTTTGATACAAGATATCCCTAGCTGGCTGGCCTGGGCAAAATATTTTTCTCACATGTTCTACCCATTCAGTGCATTGTGCATAATCCTCTATGAAAACGCAGAACCGGTGCC TTGTAACACAATTAGTGTGATAGACTTCAGCAAATGTCTCCAGAACAGTTCAGACTACGTTACGTCTGTAGAAATATTACACGCTGTTGGAATTGAACTTCCGGTGTATTGCTACGTTGGAACTATGATACTAATATGTGTTATACTGAGGGTAGTTGTATACATTGCATTACGGCTGAAGCGCCCTAGTATTAGTTAA